One segment of Macaca fascicularis isolate 582-1 chromosome 4, T2T-MFA8v1.1 DNA contains the following:
- the PRDM1 gene encoding PR domain zinc finger protein 1 isoform X5, whose protein sequence is MRYVNPAHSPREQNLAACQNGMNIYFYTIKPIPANQELLVWYCRDFAERLHYPYPGELTMMNLTQTQSNLKQPSTEKNELCPKNVPKREHSVKEILKLDSNPSKGKDLYRSNISPLTSEKDLDDFRRHGSPEMPFYPRVVYPIRAPLPEDFLKASLAYGMERPTYITRSPIPSSTTPSPSARSSPDQSLKSSSPHSSPGNTVSPVGPGSQEHRDSYAYLNAPYGTEGLGSYPGYAPLPHLPPAFIPSYNAHYPKFLLPPYGMNCNGLSAVSSMNGINNFGLFPRLCPVYSNLLGGGSLPHPMLNPTSLPSSLPSDGARRLLQPEHPREVLVPAPHSAFSLTGAAASMKDKACSPTSGSPTAGTAATAEHVVQPKATSAAMAAPSSDEAMNLIKNKRNMTGYKTLPYPLKKQNGKIKYECNVCAKTFGQLSNLKVHLRVHSGERPFKCQTCNKGFTQLAHLQKHYLVHTGEKPHECQVCHKRFSSTSNLKTHLRLHSGEKPYQCKVCPAKFTQFVHLKLHKRLHTRERPHKCSQCHKNYIHLCSLKVHLKGNCAAAPAPGLPLEDLTRINEEIEKFDISDNADRLEDVEDDMSVISVVEKEILAVVRKEKEETGLKVSLQRNMGNGLLSSGCSLYESSDLPLMKLPPSNPLPLVPVKVKQETVEPMDP, encoded by the exons CACAAACACAGAGCAATCTCAAGCAGCCGAGCACTGAGAAAAATGAACTCTGCCCAAAGAATGTCCCAAAGAGAGAGCACAGCGTCAAAGAAATCCTAAAACTGGACTCCAACCCCTCCAAAGGAAAGGACCTCTACCGTTCGAACATTTCACCCCTCACGTCAGAAAAGGACCTCGATGACTTTAGAAGACATGGGAGCCCCGAAATGCCCTTCTACCCTCGGGTCGTTTACCCTATCCGGGCCCCTCTGCCGGAAGACTTTTTGAAAGCTTCCCTGGCCTACGGGATGGAGAGACCCACGTACATCACTCGCTCCCCCATTCCGTCCTCCACCACTCCAAGCCCCTCTGCAAGAAGCAGCCCGGACCAAAGCCTCAAGAGCTCTAGCCCTCACAGCAGCCCCGGGAATACGGTGTCCCCTGTGGGCCCCGGCTCTCAAGAGCACCGGGACTCCTACGCTTACTTGAACGCGCCCTACGGCACGGAAGGTTTGGGCTCCTACCCTGGCTACgcacccctgccccacctcccgCCAGCTTTCATCCCCTCCTACAATGCTCACTACCCCAAGTTCCTCCTGCCCCCCTACGGCATGAATTGTAATGGCCTGAGCGCTGTGAGCAGCATGAATGGCATCAACAACTTCGGCCTCTTCCCGAGGCTGTGCCCTGTCTACAGCAATCTCCTCGGTGGGGGCAGCCTGCCCCACCCCATGCTCAACCCCACTTCTCTCCCGAGCTCGCTACCTTCAGATGGAGCCCGGAGGTTGCTCCAGCCGGAGCATCCCAGGGAGGTGCTTGTCCCGGCGCCCCACAGTGCCTTCTCCCTTACCGGGGCCGCCGCCAGCATGAAGGACAAGGCCTGTAGCCCCACAAGCGGGTCTCCCACGGCGGGAACAGCCGCCACGGCAGAACATGTGGTGCAGCCCAAAGCTACCTCAGCAGCTATGGCAGCCCCCAGCAGCGACGAAGCCATGaatctcattaaaaacaaaagaaacatgacCGGCTACAAGACCCTTCCCTACCCGCTGAAGAAGCAGAACGGCAAGATCAAGTACGAATGCAACGTTTGCGCCAAGACTTTCGGCCAGCTCTCCAATCTGAAG GTCCACCTGAGAGTGCACAGTGGAGAACGGCCTTTCAAATGTCAGACTTGCAACAAGGGCTTTACTCAGCTCGCCCACCTACAGAAACACTACCTGGTACACACGGGAGAAAAGCCACATGAATGCCAG GTCTGCCACAAGCGATTTAGCAGCACCAGCAATCTCAAGACCCACCTGCGACTCCATTCTGGAGAGAAACCGTACCAATGCAAGGTGTGCCCTGCCAAGTTCACCCAGTTTGTGCACCTGAAACTGCACAAGCGTCTGCACACTCGAGAGCGGCCCCACAAGTGCTCCCAGTGCCACAAGAACTACATCCATCTCTGTAGCCTCAAGGTTCACCTGAAAGGGAACTGCGCTGCAGCCCCGGCGCCCGGGCTGCCCTTGGAAGATCTGACCCGAATCAATGAAGAAATCGAGAAGTTTGACATCAGCGACAATGCTGACCGGCTCGAGGACGTGGAGGATGACATGAGTGTGATCTCTGTAGTGGAGAAGGAAATTCTGGCCGtggtcagaaaagagaaagaagaaactggCCTGAAAGTGTCTTTGCAAAGAAACATGGGGAATGGACTCCTCTCCTCAGGGTGCAGCCTTTATGAGTCATCAGATCTACCCCTCATGAAGTTGCCTCCCAGCAACCCACTACCTCTGGTACCTGTAAAGGTCAAACAAGAAACAGTCGAACCAATGGATCCTTAA